Proteins encoded in a region of the Clostridium beijerinckii genome:
- a CDS encoding AI-2E family transporter yields the protein MNFLRELFKKDIVRRICVLLIIVFFMYILRSMLNLFLLTFFFTYIAYSLQVGITKRLDKFIKVKPIIVTLFLYIFMTSIIIFASYRYIPIIIRQLTEIGMKISRFDFRDIGGEVLSTYIVPYFGKVDFMSFFKNSEINDLLKFDQFLKYASNIGTWSFNIFVSLILSLFFMVEREKIKEFFSEFQDSKIAILYRYTKDFGINFLNSFGKVIQAQIIIAFVNSILSVISLFALGFPQVLGLGVMIFLFSLVPVAGTIASLIPLSIIAYTVGGFKMILYILIIIAVLHALESYVLNPRFMADKTELPVFVVFITLLVSEHFMGVWGLLLGVPLLMFVLDLLNIKPRSKNRKHRKLVTLKKKRIDE from the coding sequence GTGAATTTCTTAAGAGAACTATTTAAAAAAGATATAGTCAGAAGAATTTGCGTTCTTCTTATTATTGTATTTTTTATGTATATATTAAGATCAATGCTTAATCTATTTTTACTTACATTTTTCTTTACATATATTGCATACAGTCTACAAGTAGGAATTACGAAACGGTTAGATAAGTTTATAAAGGTGAAACCGATAATAGTAACATTATTTTTATACATATTCATGACATCTATTATTATCTTTGCAAGTTATAGGTATATACCAATAATTATTAGACAGCTTACAGAGATTGGGATGAAAATATCTAGATTTGATTTTAGAGATATTGGTGGGGAAGTTTTATCTACGTACATTGTACCATACTTTGGAAAGGTTGATTTCATGTCATTTTTTAAGAATTCTGAAATAAATGATTTATTGAAATTTGATCAATTTTTGAAATATGCTTCAAATATAGGTACTTGGAGTTTTAATATATTTGTGTCTTTAATATTAAGCCTCTTTTTTATGGTTGAAAGAGAGAAAATCAAAGAATTTTTCTCAGAGTTTCAAGATAGTAAGATTGCCATATTATATAGGTATACAAAAGATTTTGGAATAAATTTTTTGAATTCATTTGGAAAAGTAATTCAAGCTCAAATAATTATTGCATTTGTTAATAGTATTTTATCTGTTATATCTCTTTTTGCATTGGGATTTCCGCAGGTTTTAGGCCTTGGAGTTATGATTTTCTTATTTAGCTTAGTCCCAGTTGCAGGAACAATTGCATCGTTAATACCTTTAAGTATAATAGCATACACAGTTGGCGGTTTTAAAATGATTTTATATATTCTTATAATTATCGCAGTTTTACATGCACTTGAGAGTTATGTATTGAACCCTAGGTTTATGGCAGATAAGACTGAATTACCAGTCTTTGTCGTATTTATTACACTTTTAGTATCAGAGCATTTTATGGGAGTTTGGGGGTTATTACTTGGAGTGCCTCTTTTAATGTTTGTATTAGATTTGTTGAATATCAAACCAAGATCTAAAAATAGAAAGCATAGAAAACTTGTGACACTTAAGAAAAAACGCATTGATGAGTAA
- a CDS encoding CpsB/CapC family capsule biosynthesis tyrosine phosphatase → MIIYSEQMLVYRKTTHIFLENNIYNFIGSDAHDIDNRTTGLRKAINILNDNNNEIINKNIFEESSKKLINNEVINFVGKKVKIKKSIFSFFKNKSK, encoded by the coding sequence ATGATAATTTATAGTGAACAAATGTTAGTTTATAGAAAAACTACGCATATATTTTTAGAGAATAATATATATAATTTTATTGGTTCTGATGCTCATGACATAGATAACAGAACTACTGGACTTAGAAAAGCTATAAATATATTAAATGATAATAATAATGAAATAATAAATAAAAATATCTTTGAAGAGAGCTCTAAAAAGCTGATTAATAATGAGGTTATAAATTTCGTTGGAAAAAAAGTTAAGATAAAGAAATCGATATTTTCGTTTTTTAAAAATAAGTCAAAGTAA
- a CDS encoding YveK family protein → MMSNDIIRIDEIANPIIKRWKMILLVTLVTTLLALIISYFIIPPKYEANTKVFIGKENTTGQDQNYSTNDVQMYQKLIKTYAEIIKTNDLVQRAIDSSDINLNSENVLDNLSVTPRTDTQILEISYVSANQALAGDVVNSVTNEFIKSSREFIPNGNVKVVESVKVPQKPVSPNKKMYIGVGLLLGLIGSAGASFLLEFLNNTFKTREQIEEILGLPVLGVIPDLFKEGK, encoded by the coding sequence ATGATGAGTAACGATATTATAAGAATTGATGAAATAGCAAATCCAATAATAAAAAGATGGAAAATGATACTCTTAGTAACATTAGTAACGACATTGTTAGCTTTAATTATAAGCTATTTTATAATTCCACCTAAATATGAAGCAAATACTAAAGTCTTTATAGGAAAAGAAAATACTACTGGTCAGGATCAAAACTATAGCACTAATGATGTGCAGATGTATCAAAAACTAATAAAGACTTATGCAGAAATAATAAAGACCAATGATTTAGTACAAAGGGCCATAGACTCAAGTGATATAAACTTAAATTCAGAAAATGTTCTTGATAATTTATCAGTTACGCCAAGAACGGATACACAAATATTGGAGATTAGTTACGTGAGTGCGAACCAAGCATTAGCTGGGGATGTAGTGAATTCAGTTACAAATGAGTTTATAAAATCATCCAGAGAGTTTATACCAAATGGTAACGTAAAGGTTGTAGAAAGTGTTAAGGTACCTCAAAAACCAGTCAGTCCAAATAAAAAGATGTATATAGGAGTCGGCCTTTTGCTTGGTCTGATAGGCAGTGCTGGAGCAAGTTTCTTATTAGAGTTCTTAAATAATACATTTAAAACTAGGGAGCAAATAGAGGAAATCTTAGGTTTGCCAGTTTTAGGTGTTATTCCTGACTTATTTAAAGAAGGTAAGTGA
- a CDS encoding carbohydrate ABC transporter permease, with protein MLKSKKFGSRLADAIIWGVVIILTAACLFPLINMVAISFSNKSAAAGNLVGLLPIDFTLSSYKTLLQEGQFWRSFGISVLRVVLGTALNLILVVLMAYPLSKSKREFRFRNIYMNFMIFAMLFSGGMIPIFITVKNLHLLDTIWSLILPGAVPIFNVILLMNFFKSVPKSLEEAAELEGCNKWQILFKIYIPISLPALATISLFSIVGHWNDFFGGLLYINKAANYPLQTYIQQLTVDITKVTNPAQLQSLADISNKTLNAAKIVVSTIPLLVIYPFLQKYFVTGMVMGSVKE; from the coding sequence ATGTTAAAGTCAAAAAAGTTTGGAAGCAGGCTAGCTGATGCAATTATATGGGGTGTTGTAATAATACTTACAGCTGCCTGCCTGTTTCCCCTCATAAATATGGTAGCTATTTCTTTTAGTAATAAGTCAGCAGCAGCGGGAAATTTAGTGGGATTACTTCCAATAGATTTTACTTTATCATCCTATAAAACATTATTGCAAGAGGGTCAATTTTGGCGTTCTTTTGGTATTTCCGTGTTAAGAGTTGTTCTTGGAACAGCGTTAAATTTAATATTGGTAGTTTTAATGGCATATCCATTATCAAAGAGTAAACGAGAATTTCGTTTTAGAAATATTTATATGAATTTTATGATATTTGCAATGTTGTTTTCAGGTGGAATGATACCAATATTTATTACTGTAAAAAATCTACATTTATTAGATACTATCTGGTCTCTAATTTTACCAGGTGCTGTGCCTATATTTAATGTAATTTTATTAATGAACTTTTTCAAGAGTGTACCAAAATCATTGGAAGAAGCGGCAGAATTAGAGGGATGTAATAAATGGCAAATTTTATTTAAGATATATATTCCTATCTCGCTTCCTGCATTAGCAACAATTTCATTGTTTAGCATTGTTGGACACTGGAATGATTTCTTTGGTGGATTATTGTACATAAATAAGGCAGCAAATTATCCACTGCAAACTTATATACAACAATTAACAGTGGATATTACAAAGGTGACAAATCCAGCACAGTTGCAAAGTCTTGCTGATATTTCTAATAAAACATTAAATGCTGCTAAAATTGTTGTATCAACTATTCCATTACTAGTTATTTATCCGTTCTTACAAAAGTATTTTGTTACAGGGATGGTTATGGGATCAGTTAAGGAATAG
- a CDS encoding ABC transporter permease — protein sequence MKKGKKQLSYHLMMAPGMIFLFIFSFIPMFGIIMAFQEYLPAKGILGSKWVGLDNFRYMLQIPDSMNILRNTLVIAIGKIILSTIIPIIFALLLNEIRKKWAKKTIQTIVYLPHFLSWAVLAVVVANIFSFDGPVNAFLKLFGYEPTLFLASNTWFRPILIGTDVWKEFGYGSIVYLAALTGIDSGLYEAAAIDGANRFKQLIHVTLPGIMPIIMLMTAMNLGNILNAGFDQVFNLYNPIVYQTADIIDTYVYRVGLVGMQYSFATAVGLLKSVVGCILLLSANKLSQRVANMQIF from the coding sequence ATGAAAAAAGGGAAAAAACAATTAAGTTATCATCTTATGATGGCACCTGGTATGATATTTTTATTCATATTTAGTTTTATTCCTATGTTTGGTATAATAATGGCTTTTCAAGAGTATTTACCGGCAAAAGGAATACTAGGTTCTAAGTGGGTTGGACTTGATAATTTTAGATATATGCTTCAAATACCAGATAGCATGAATATTTTAAGAAATACACTAGTTATTGCTATAGGAAAAATTATCTTAAGCACAATAATACCAATTATATTTGCATTACTTTTAAATGAAATAAGAAAAAAATGGGCTAAGAAAACCATTCAAACTATTGTATATTTACCACATTTTCTATCATGGGCAGTCTTAGCTGTAGTAGTAGCCAATATTTTCTCCTTTGATGGCCCGGTTAATGCATTTTTGAAATTGTTTGGATATGAACCAACATTATTTCTTGCAAGCAATACCTGGTTTAGGCCTATATTAATAGGAACAGATGTATGGAAAGAATTCGGTTATGGATCAATTGTATATTTAGCGGCATTAACCGGAATTGATTCTGGATTATATGAAGCAGCGGCTATAGATGGAGCAAATAGATTCAAGCAGCTAATACATGTGACTCTGCCAGGTATAATGCCTATAATTATGCTTATGACAGCAATGAATTTAGGAAATATTTTAAATGCTGGCTTTGATCAAGTATTTAATTTATATAATCCGATTGTTTATCAAACAGCAGATATCATTGATACATATGTTTATCGTGTAGGGTTAGTAGGAATGCAGTATAGTTTTGCAACAGCAGTAGGACTATTAAAATCAGTAGTTGGATGTATATTATTATTGTCTGCTAACAAATTATCTCAAAGAGTTGCTAATATGCAAATATTTTAA
- a CDS encoding extracellular solute-binding protein, with the protein MLKRNLTQTMKRITTFGMAVITIAMFFTGCGNKDGATTTETKDKSGAVTTPYGKYDELVTYTIGKNTPGSPRLPEGDTYENNAYTRYLKDVLNVQNKDEFEAANGDPYDQKVSMAVATGDIPDIMKVDSTTLKQLVDSDMIADLTDAYKNCATDKIKQMYDSYNGRALESATFDGKLMALPSTQCANAPTMLWVRQDWMDKLGLQAPKSMDDVENILQQFVTKDPGNNGAGKTIGLVASSNIGGVYGGLFQMDNVLGMYNAFPGQWIEEDGKVVFGSTTNNMKKGLGRVAEMFKKGLIDPQMAVRQGDDVTSLIVNGQAGAFFGPWWAPDYPLNDAKKLNPNAQWVPYIIPTNSDGSYTTYTQNPASEFYVVKKGFEHPELLVKIASVINDKMVYEDYGKQELMDYIKQGVDSGVRPVGILINDYNATIDMYKNIDLALKGEKDPESLGADKGNYEKCKDYLANSNSPSADAWSGYTSRMVAPKLMSETKINEVNPVFFGQTKSMKLKWANLQKLQDETFLKIVTGEAPIDSFDVFVSTWKSTGGDEITKEVEDAIKK; encoded by the coding sequence ATGCTAAAAAGAAATTTAACGCAAACAATGAAAAGGATAACAACTTTTGGAATGGCAGTTATTACAATTGCTATGTTCTTTACGGGGTGCGGAAATAAAGATGGTGCAACTACGACTGAAACGAAAGATAAGTCAGGGGCAGTAACTACACCTTATGGAAAATACGATGAATTGGTAACTTATACTATAGGTAAAAATACACCTGGAAGTCCGCGTCTTCCAGAAGGAGATACCTATGAAAATAATGCATATACAAGATATTTAAAAGATGTATTAAATGTTCAGAATAAAGATGAATTTGAAGCAGCTAATGGAGATCCATATGATCAAAAGGTATCAATGGCAGTCGCTACAGGTGATATACCAGATATTATGAAAGTTGATTCAACAACATTAAAGCAATTAGTAGATAGCGATATGATAGCAGATTTAACTGATGCTTACAAAAACTGTGCCACAGATAAAATTAAACAAATGTATGATTCGTATAATGGAAGAGCATTAGAAAGTGCTACATTTGATGGAAAACTTATGGCATTGCCATCTACTCAATGTGCTAATGCGCCAACAATGCTTTGGGTTAGACAAGATTGGATGGATAAATTGGGATTGCAAGCACCTAAATCAATGGATGATGTGGAAAATATTTTACAGCAGTTTGTAACAAAAGATCCAGGAAATAATGGAGCTGGAAAAACAATTGGTCTTGTGGCTTCTTCTAATATAGGAGGAGTTTATGGGGGATTATTTCAAATGGATAACGTTCTAGGAATGTATAATGCTTTTCCAGGACAATGGATTGAAGAGGATGGAAAAGTTGTATTTGGATCTACAACTAATAATATGAAAAAGGGATTAGGAAGAGTTGCTGAAATGTTTAAAAAAGGTTTAATTGATCCACAAATGGCAGTAAGACAAGGTGATGATGTTACTTCACTTATTGTTAATGGTCAAGCTGGCGCTTTCTTTGGACCATGGTGGGCACCTGATTATCCATTAAATGATGCTAAGAAGCTAAATCCAAATGCACAATGGGTTCCTTATATAATACCAACAAATTCAGATGGGTCTTATACAACTTATACACAAAATCCGGCAAGCGAATTTTATGTTGTTAAAAAAGGATTTGAGCATCCAGAATTATTAGTAAAGATAGCTAGTGTTATTAATGACAAGATGGTATATGAAGACTATGGAAAACAAGAACTTATGGATTATATAAAGCAGGGTGTTGATTCAGGTGTAAGACCGGTAGGTATTCTTATTAATGATTATAATGCAACAATTGATATGTATAAAAATATTGATTTAGCACTTAAAGGAGAAAAAGATCCGGAATCTTTAGGAGCTGATAAGGGAAACTATGAAAAGTGTAAGGATTATTTAGCTAATTCAAATTCTCCAAGTGCTGATGCATGGAGTGGCTATACGTCAAGAATGGTTGCCCCAAAACTAATGAGTGAGACCAAGATAAATGAAGTTAATCCAGTATTTTTTGGACAAACAAAGAGTATGAAATTAAAATGGGCCAATTTACAAAAATTACAAGATGAAACCTTCTTAAAAATTGTAACAGGTGAAGCACCAATAGATTCTTTTGATGTCTTTGTTTCAACTTGGAAGAGTACAGGTGGAGATGAAATTACAAAAGAGGTTGAAGATGCTATAAAAAAATAA
- a CDS encoding response regulator transcription factor: MFKILIVDDEFIERDGIIFLIKKFSFDFDIKECSDGEEALEYLKKNLVDILLTDVRMPFMDGIELSQNAKLIYPDLKIIIFSGFGEFEYAKRAISLGVNDYILKPINQAEFKKTIESVIEKIEHENKEKRDKERRNFTEKEHVLLKIISGIPVENIRERFSLDNYTDFINKYKRMILMEFDKDFFNNHQEFIKKILDDFQDKADYLNLNPYQGIFFLCEFIDETVLENTCTKIHNVISEKYGVDCYFSISNLITSPSIISEEYSNMEHIMEQRFFVPDKYIFSKKVEMTLESTDEKFDSTILKNIEHHIKVRDFCSLKSSVDLLIKKFSAQSDFSQIYVKFILTNIYRNICNEMKEANEIDLDGEIDKIYSSRTIQEIRDILNNVIDNMEKQFSKESFNHRHEIELVKSYIYKNYGKDLSLAILAEYVYMAPSYLSSIFKKETSMGINVFIKNYRMEKAKDMLENTNIRIKDIGNIVGYSNTSYFCQSFKEFYGLTPEKYRQKDENNE; this comes from the coding sequence ATGTTTAAAATCTTAATTGTTGATGATGAATTTATTGAGAGAGATGGTATTATATTTTTAATCAAGAAATTTTCTTTTGACTTTGATATAAAAGAATGTAGTGATGGAGAAGAAGCATTAGAATATTTGAAAAAAAATTTAGTTGATATTTTATTAACTGATGTAAGGATGCCATTTATGGATGGAATTGAATTATCACAAAACGCTAAATTAATATATCCAGATCTAAAGATAATAATTTTTAGTGGCTTTGGTGAATTCGAGTATGCAAAAAGAGCAATAAGCCTTGGTGTAAATGATTATATATTAAAACCAATAAACCAGGCAGAATTTAAAAAAACAATCGAAAGTGTTATTGAAAAAATAGAACATGAAAATAAAGAAAAGCGAGACAAAGAAAGGAGAAATTTCACTGAAAAAGAACATGTTTTATTAAAAATAATAAGTGGAATTCCTGTAGAGAATATTAGGGAGAGATTTTCTTTAGATAATTATACAGATTTTATAAATAAGTATAAGAGAATGATTTTAATGGAATTCGATAAAGATTTCTTTAATAATCATCAAGAATTTATAAAAAAAATTCTTGATGATTTTCAGGATAAAGCAGATTATTTGAATTTAAATCCATATCAGGGAATATTTTTTTTGTGTGAGTTTATAGATGAAACTGTATTAGAAAATACTTGTACGAAAATACATAATGTGATATCAGAAAAATATGGAGTCGATTGTTATTTTTCTATTAGTAATTTAATTACATCACCTTCTATAATATCAGAAGAATATTCTAATATGGAACATATTATGGAACAACGTTTTTTTGTACCAGATAAGTATATTTTTTCTAAAAAAGTAGAGATGACATTGGAATCAACAGATGAAAAGTTCGATAGTACTATACTTAAAAATATAGAACATCATATAAAAGTTAGAGATTTTTGTAGTTTGAAATCTAGTGTTGATCTTTTAATAAAAAAATTTTCAGCGCAAAGTGATTTTTCCCAAATATATGTAAAGTTTATTCTTACAAATATTTATAGAAATATTTGTAATGAAATGAAAGAAGCAAATGAAATAGATTTAGATGGAGAAATAGATAAGATTTATTCTAGCAGGACAATTCAAGAAATAAGAGATATATTAAATAATGTTATAGATAATATGGAAAAACAATTTTCCAAGGAATCTTTTAATCATAGGCATGAGATAGAGCTAGTTAAGTCATATATTTATAAAAATTATGGAAAAGATTTATCTCTTGCTATATTGGCAGAATATGTGTATATGGCACCAAGCTATTTAAGCAGTATCTTTAAGAAAGAGACAAGCATGGGCATTAATGTATTTATAAAAAATTATCGGATGGAAAAGGCAAAAGATATGTTAGAAAATACAAATATAAGAATTAAAGATATTGGTAATATCGTGGGATATAGTAATACATCATATTTTTGTCAAAGTTTTAAAGAATTCTATGGATTAACACCTGAAAAATATAGACAAAAGGATGAAAATAATGAATAG
- a CDS encoding sensor histidine kinase, which translates to MNRLKRFFLNLKFRYKIILTYFLVSIIPIIILGLFCYQQTKNLLLDQERENLRKSFSEAVIGIENSANVYSNILDYTTFNPMVLEVINHEYKSYYEMYYKFHNMLDPYIDMLRALHNDIQQITVYTSNNIVKHSDYIMPMEIIENNIWYKDVLGKYKPQWFIDSEKNVFLAVQFINKGYNDIQNILYVKINSKNFFQPLYNISSTNCGIYIVDKNDEVVFENRSYDDGNEYLLPSTELKKIEGDTITYDNINYILIKMDMKDLGWTAYLYKPVHLIVESSKNIIYTVFFMMGICVLIILVVGYWLSYIIVNRIEKLTKNMKEMNMDHLEVTIESNSEDEIGVLINSFDKLIVRIKTLIQEVYKSEISKRKYEMKALQAQINPHFLYNSLSLINWKAIRSGEDEISEMAQLLSTFYRTSLNKGSSIITVENELNNTEAYVKIQSMMHNYNFDVDFDIDNKIKGYYMINLLLQPLVENAICHGIDQKRNNRGKLRISAQQKGTDIVFEIEDNGVGMKSEICERILTTRTKGYGVKNVYDRIKLTYGENCDLRFISIPNEKTVAIMSIPVEIDKNKFND; encoded by the coding sequence ATGAATAGGTTAAAAAGATTTTTTCTAAATTTAAAATTTCGATATAAAATAATTTTGACTTACTTCTTAGTTAGTATTATTCCGATTATAATTCTAGGTTTATTTTGTTATCAGCAAACGAAAAATTTACTTTTGGATCAAGAAAGAGAGAATTTAAGAAAGTCTTTTTCAGAAGCAGTTATAGGAATCGAAAACTCAGCTAATGTGTATAGCAATATACTGGATTATACTACATTTAACCCAATGGTTTTAGAGGTAATTAATCATGAATATAAAAGTTATTATGAAATGTATTATAAGTTTCATAATATGCTGGATCCATATATTGACATGCTAAGAGCTTTACATAATGATATACAACAAATAACTGTATATACTAGTAATAATATAGTAAAGCATTCCGATTATATAATGCCCATGGAGATTATTGAGAATAACATTTGGTATAAAGATGTATTAGGAAAATATAAACCTCAGTGGTTCATTGATAGTGAAAAAAATGTTTTTTTAGCGGTTCAGTTTATTAATAAAGGATATAATGATATACAAAATATTCTATATGTAAAAATAAACTCTAAAAATTTTTTTCAGCCGTTATATAATATATCAAGCACTAATTGTGGAATTTATATTGTAGATAAAAATGATGAAGTTGTATTTGAGAATAGAAGCTATGATGATGGTAACGAGTATTTATTGCCAAGTACTGAATTAAAGAAAATAGAAGGAGATACTATAACTTATGATAATATAAATTATATTTTAATAAAAATGGATATGAAGGATCTTGGATGGACTGCGTATCTTTACAAACCCGTGCATTTAATTGTGGAATCATCTAAAAATATTATTTATACTGTATTCTTTATGATGGGGATTTGCGTTCTAATAATTTTAGTTGTAGGGTATTGGCTTTCATATATAATAGTAAACCGTATTGAAAAATTAACTAAAAATATGAAGGAAATGAATATGGATCATTTGGAAGTTACAATAGAAAGTAATTCGGAAGATGAAATTGGTGTTTTAATTAATAGTTTTGATAAGCTTATAGTAAGAATAAAAACTTTAATACAAGAAGTATATAAGAGCGAAATATCTAAAAGAAAATATGAAATGAAAGCATTACAAGCTCAAATAAACCCACATTTTCTATATAATAGCTTGTCTTTGATCAATTGGAAGGCAATTAGGTCAGGAGAAGATGAAATTAGTGAAATGGCTCAGCTATTATCAACATTTTATCGTACATCTTTAAATAAAGGAAGTAGTATCATAACAGTAGAAAATGAATTAAATAATACAGAAGCATATGTTAAGATTCAATCCATGATGCATAATTATAATTTTGATGTGGATTTTGATATTGATAATAAAATTAAGGGATACTATATGATTAATTTATTACTACAGCCATTAGTTGAGAATGCAATATGTCATGGTATTGATCAAAAAAGAAATAATAGAGGCAAGTTAAGAATATCTGCACAGCAAAAAGGAACAGATATTGTGTTTGAAATTGAAGATAATGGAGTGGGGATGAAGAGTGAAATTTGCGAAAGAATTTTAACAACTAGAACAAAAGGTTATGGAGTAAAAAATGTTTATGATAGAATTAAACTTACTTATGGTGAAAATTGTGATTTGAGATTTATAAGTATACCAAATGAAAAAACTGTTGCGATAATGAGTATCCCGGTAGAAATAGACAAGAATAAATTTAATGATTAA
- a CDS encoding CpsD/CapB family tyrosine-protein kinase, translating into MKRYKLEKTVVDNRIHAGFIVEDKPKSIVAEAYRTLRTNIQYSSFDKEIRTIAVTSAEMAEGKSTVAGNIAASFAQNEKKVILVDCDLRKPSVHKNFKVSNLIGLSEVLLGKAAIEEAVQKRNDNFYFLTSGKIPPNPSEMLSSSAMSNLIERLKVEFNIVVLDTAPLKAVTDAQILSTKVDGTILVIRAGETKRDIVMDAKNLLDKVGANIIGTVLHAVENTRGKYSYYYGNDEDNDNL; encoded by the coding sequence ATGAAAAGATATAAATTAGAGAAAACAGTAGTTGATAATAGAATTCATGCCGGCTTCATAGTAGAAGATAAACCTAAATCTATAGTTGCAGAAGCTTATAGAACATTGAGAACTAATATACAATATTCTTCCTTTGATAAGGAAATAAGAACAATAGCTGTTACTAGTGCAGAAATGGCAGAGGGAAAATCAACAGTTGCAGGAAATATTGCTGCATCTTTTGCTCAAAATGAAAAGAAAGTGATACTAGTGGATTGCGATTTACGAAAACCCTCAGTTCATAAAAATTTTAAAGTCTCAAATTTGATTGGACTTTCTGAAGTTCTTCTTGGAAAGGCCGCCATTGAAGAAGCAGTACAAAAAAGGAATGATAATTTTTATTTTTTAACATCAGGGAAGATTCCACCAAATCCATCAGAAATGTTATCATCTTCTGCTATGAGCAATTTAATAGAAAGATTAAAAGTAGAATTCAATATAGTGGTTTTAGATACAGCACCGCTTAAAGCAGTTACAGATGCACAAATACTATCAACAAAGGTAGATGGGACTATTTTAGTTATAAGGGCGGGAGAAACGAAAAGAGATATAGTAATGGATGCAAAAAATCTTTTGGATAAAGTGGGAGCTAATATTATAGGAACAGTATTACATGCGGTGGAGAATACAAGAGGAAAATATTCTTATTATTATGGAAATGATGAAGACAATGATAATTTATAG